GCGCCGGGCGGCTGCGGGGGCGTCTGTGCCGGCGTTCCGGATGGCCTCGTGTGACCTCTTGTCGCCGCGGTGGGCCGGCCCGAGGCGCTCTTCCCCGAGCCGCAGGAAACGCGCGGGCGCCTGCACCTGTCTGACAGGAAGCTGTCGCTGCAGGAGCGCTCACAGACGCTGTCCTCGCCATGCGGCTCGCCTGGCATCAATGGGCGCTACATCTACCCGTCGCTGCCCTACTCGCCCATCACCTCGCCGCATTCGTCCCCACGCCTGCCGCGTCGCCCCACCGTCGAGTCCCACCGGGTCTCCATCACTGACCTGCAGGTACAGCACAGGGATTACCCATAATGACCTtaataccaaagattctagagcggagctctgttctagaatctttgcttaaTACACTCTTCTCATGTAACATATGGATCAGGACGACATAAAAGGCAAACCGGCTACGCAAAAATACAGCTCGGTTGCACCCAAAAGAGGTGGCATTTAGGTGATGGCACACTTTAACAGAGCAGTAGAGTTCACTTTATATTTCAGCTTAAGCCAGGTTAGACAAGTCTACTACCACTTAAATATTTACAGTTGTCCATACCTCAATGAGAAATGTATTAAAGGACAGGGCAAAAACATTTCATATAGCTAAACACATGCAACATCCAGATATTCATGACATACCTGTACACTTGCTGTTAAACAACAGTTGCAGAGTGATACTGAAATATGTCATTGTTCCCCACTCTTTACCATGAAGGCTGCTAACTGAGAGAATGAACCAGAGGTGAGACTGCAGTTAGGACCTCTGTGTGATGGAGATtgaagagatgtgtgtgtagatccTCTCCCTGGCAGAAAATGGTAGTTAGATAATAGGATTACACAACGTGCCTTTATGTAATTGGCCATAATATTTCTTGAAGTAGGTCTGTAGTTCTGTACTAGAACCCTGTAATGGGCCATAGCTCTCTATATCtgttttcatatattttgtctCCTGTAGAGGTTTTAGACATTTACTATTAGAGATTCATTCCAATATGGTTAGTCGACTGTTTTCTTTCTGAttctttttgtctgtctttttttggtACCACATTTGTGTTGTCTTTCCACAGGACTGTGTCCAGCTCAACCAGTACAAGCTGAAGGATGAGATCGGAAAGGTACTCCCAACGCATCTGTCTGTGATTTTACCCGACACTACCAAGTGACGTCTGAAAGCTCCTAGAAGACCGTTATCTTTGTCCTCGCCTTCCCTTtacccaccccacacccccttgtgtgtttgtagagcAAGTCAAGGCGAATAGACACAAGCTTCAAGTGGGATGAGACTAAATGAAGAGTTTAGGCAAAAAATAGCCGCTAGCTAGTGTGTCACTGaggatgagagagtgtgttggagCGGAGCGAAGAGTGTGTTGGAGCGGAGCGAAGAGTGTGTTGGAGCGGGGCGAAGAGTGTGTTGGAgggtgaaggggggtggggatCTGCTGGAGCAGTTCGGGAGATTCCtgctccctctctgcctctccaccctgaGCCTGTGGGCTGAAGCCCCCTGCTGCATCTCCAGTCTGTTCTCCCAGCTGccactgctttgtgtgtgtgtgtgtgtgtgtgtgtgtgtgtgtgtgtgtgtgagagagagagagagtcatttcAAAGGGCTGTGAAATGTATGAAGATTGAGTTTTCCCAGTCTTTAGAAATATGGTAATTAGAATGCTAATAATGCAGAaaacacagaggtgtgtgtggatgtgagcgtgtgtgtgtggatgtgtgtggatgtgtgtggatgtgagcgtgtgtgtgatgtggcggtgtgtgtgtggatgtgagcgtgtgtgtgtggatgtgagcgtgtgtgtgcgtcagtgaCAGAACAATTGCCAAACAGCTGCCAGATCTCTTCTGACTCGTTTCATGTCTTTGTTTCTGGAACAAGGGCTCCTATGGAGTTGTCAAGCTGGCGTATAATGAAGACGACAACACCTACTACGTGAGTGCCAATttttctgcctgcctgcctgccttcctGCATGTCGCCCCCTCTCATGTAGTAGCAGAATCTCCAGCCCACAGCCATCATCCCTGCAATCACCTCACTTTTCTAAGTGATCCAGATGAACCACTTAAAAACAATtcaacccctccccctcccattTGTATGTAGCTGTGCAGTCCTCCTAAGGCCATTGGGGATTCAATCGAATGCCGTCAATGTCTCAAGACAATGTCAAACTATGACAGTCTGGTGTTCACAATCTGGTGTGTAGATACAATCTAAAATGCTTGATTttccaaatcaaatcaaaatcaaaaaataaaattctttacaaaaaaaaataaaattcttGGCTAAAATAACCTTAGTAAACACCAGATTTGACATGTATACTCATAGTCATCTTTCACCTAACAAATAACccttttaaaagtataaaaaaaaaacatttagtaCAGGCGTAATAACTGTATTTAAAAATCACTGAACAGTCAAAATAGAACACTTTGGTGGCCTCTGGTGGGCAAAAATACTCAAGCTATGAGAAGTCTGACTAACATGGGTGAATATTCTATGGTTACTGATGTAATTCAGGATTATGCATGGCAAGTATCTCTCCAGGTAGCTACTACCCAAAAATTCCAAATGTAACATTTCTGCTGACTCTACCAAAATGTATTATATTTATCTTACCCATCCATGTTTACTCAACATATTGTATTCATGCAGctgaaaaaatagaaatatatggtttgtttttatgttttatacTACGTGCTTTACTTTATGCACCACATTTTGTTTTCTTAGGGGACGTTGTATTCTTTTTTATGTGGTGTAAAAAACTTCAATAATTCCCCCATGGCTCTAATATTTAGGACAAAAAGTCTAAAAATGGACAAATAAAAAGACTTAAAATCCTAAATCTACTTCATGTGGTACGGGAGTTAAGTTAATGTCGTTGTGCATTTGCGTGTGTACCATAATTGCACCAGAATTGTACTGAATCTGAAATGGGCTTACTTGGTCTGCTGGCATTGCCTAAGTTGGGTTAATGTCTTTGTGCATTTGCGTGTGTACCAGAATTGCACCAGAATTGTACTGAGTTTGAAGTGGGCTTACTTGGTCTGCTGGCATTGCCTAAATAAAGACTGTAAAAAGGCTTTGCATGTCTTTGCACTCTTCATGACATTGGATTTCCCCCacccatctccttctctctttctctctctctctttccctttccctgtctctttctctcgctctctctctctctttccctgtctctttctctcgctctctctctctctttccctgtctcttTGTTTTTAATCCACTCCCTGCCCTCATCTTGCTCTCTGTCTTCTGCAGGCGATGAAAGTCCTATCCAAAAAGCGGCTGATGAGACAGGCTGGTTTCCCACGTAAGTGTGTCTGAAAGCAGATGGAGGGcccagcatggtgtgtgtgtgtgtgtgtgtgtgtgtctgtgtgtgtgtgcgcgtgtgtgtctgagtgtgtgtgtgtgtgtgtgtttgtgtctgtgtgctttacTCAATCAGATCCAGCTGAATAACCAACACTcatcctttctccctcttttttccctcGGAATGTCTATCCTTTTAACTCCATcatctgtttctctcctctgctgtcaCTCTGTCCTCTCCCTCCGACTATCTTCTCTTGCCTTAATCCACTCCGAACACCCACCCGCCATTTTCCCTCgcttctccttccctctctaaTGGCTTCTCTGCATCGCAGGTCGTCCGCCTCCACGCGGTGCCAAAGGGCCTCCTGAGGGCCCCCCACAGCCCAAAGGGCCCCTGGAGAGGGTCTACCAGGAGATCGCCATCTTAAAAAAGCTGGACCACCCAAATGTGGTCAAACTGGTGGAGGTGCGGcacattttaatatatatatatatatatagagagagagagagagcgataatCCTATGAGAGATAAGGAAGTCGAAAATCAGTTATTCTCAGCTTGTCATGGCTCTTGTTTTGTATATAGCCTGTATGTTCTTCTGAGATTCTCATGTTTATTTGTAAAGGTTTTGGATGACCCTGGTGAAGATCATCTGTACATGGGTAAGAAACTCCgccatgcataaacacacacacagtcatctttAGACTGATGTTGTATAATATGAGATCATGTATAAAACATACCAAACATACCATGTCCTACAAATATAGAAAAGAAAAACCAATGACATTGCTAAACTAATCCATAATGTGTCCTGTTCACAGTGTTTGAACTGGTCAAACAAGGGTGAGTAAAAATTCACTCAGTATTATACACTGAAcatatattttactatattttgCATACATGTCCTTttctgatatgtgtgtgtgtgtgtgtgtctttgagtacAGTGCTGTGATGGAGGTGCCTACAGATAAGCCCTTGACTGAGGACCAAGCGCGATTCTACTTCCAGGACCTGCTGAGGGGGATTGAGTATTGTGAGCAGAGCTCCACTCCAGCCGTTTCTACCACCTGTTCTCATTTCCTctacacactgtctctctctctctctctctcatacggCAACAGCCTTTTCTCTGATGAATTCATTGCTGAAGTGTAGGCCACCTTAAGGGCTCTTCAATTCTCATTTCCTTTTCTTGTCACTCGGAGGCCCTTAACCTGGCACCAGGAAAAACACCTTCCATAGAATCTCCATCCCCTCATGTTCCATTGATTTGTCCTTTGAAATGTATACTTGCACATATCCATGCAATGTCAATTGTTCTGTATTTTAATGCAAAGATAGATTTAAAAAAGCATCTCACAACTGATGCTGAATGTGCTAACATTTTTGTTATCCTCCTTAGTGCATTACCAAAAAATCATCCATCGCGACGTCAAACCCTCCAACCTACTGGTGGGCGAAGGTGGGCACATAAAGATCGCAGACTTCGGCGTGAGTAATCAGTTTGAGGGGACAGATGCGCTGCTGACCAGTACTGTGGGAACGCCAGCTTTCCTCGCTCCCGAGACGCTGTCCGAGACCCGCAAGAACTTCTCTGGAAAGGTGGGACGGTTTTCCCACTCTGTGAGCTCCAGGCCTATGTTTCTCTGACTCTTTGTCTTTCTTCATGATATGTTATATGAGATTGTGGTTGTTTGGTGTAATGTTAAAAGCCATCTAAATCTCTCTGAAAATGATTGGTAACGTAATTCTGGGCTATTGTGGGGAGAGATAATTGTGCCCTTATGAGTGAGCTGCAGATAGTGTGTGGAGATGACGCTGATCCTGtccctctggtgtgtgtgtgtgtttgtttgtttgtttgt
The Alosa alosa isolate M-15738 ecotype Scorff River chromosome 12, AALO_Geno_1.1, whole genome shotgun sequence DNA segment above includes these coding regions:
- the LOC125304533 gene encoding LOW QUALITY PROTEIN: calcium/calmodulin-dependent protein kinase kinase 2 (The sequence of the model RefSeq protein was modified relative to this genomic sequence to represent the inferred CDS: inserted 1 base in 1 codon; deleted 1 base in 1 codon) — protein: MFPCVSSWPSSDSPASAGGASGNHAPSPLASPTHVPLASAQQQPPQPLPDLLCSCSVAPPAHHPPPVHMESLIVVTEYEPSGPSEDRMGADDEDEPEDMDSSETPDPQGQRRAAAGASVPAFRMASCDLLSXAVGRPEALFPEPQETRGRLHLSDRKLSLQERSQTLSSPCGSPGINGRYIYPSLPYSPITSPHSSPRLPRRPTVESHRVSITDLQDCVQLNQYKLKDEIGKGSYGVVKLAYNEDDNTYYAMKVLSKKRLMRQAGFPRRPPPRGAKGPPEGPPQPKGPLERVYQEIAILKKLDHPNVVKLVEVLDDPGEDHLYMVFELVKQGAVMEVPTDKPLTEDQARFYFQDLLRGIEYLHYQKIIHRDVKPSNLLVGEGGHIKIADFGVSNQFEGTDALLTSTVGTPAFLAPETLSETRKNFSGKALDVWAMGVTLYCFVFGVCPFMDERILSLHQKIKTQPVELPEHADVSDDLKDLLFKMLDKNPETRITVPQIKVHPWVTRHGAEPLPPEDDNCCSLIEVTEEEVENSVKHIPSLATVILVRTMLRKRSFGHPFDWSRREERSLSTPGPMLTKGRAGSLKYCYIHGHSRKQESGEGMRSMELPFVGEDEVLS